A single Danio aesculapii chromosome 19, fDanAes4.1, whole genome shotgun sequence DNA region contains:
- the LOC130246439 gene encoding protachykinin-like, with the protein MKFILPTVVIFVVLCQVFGEELGPKEDLDYWTGNNQIQDEWIQSDPFREILRRMTRKPRPHQFIGLMGKRHTANAQITRKRHKINSFVGLMGKRSQDSSESYEWGTVQIYDKRR; encoded by the exons ATGAAATTTATTTTACCGACTGTagtcatttttgttgttttgtgtcaaGTTTTTGGAGAAGAACTGGGTCCGAAAGAAGACCTTGATTACTGGACAGGCAACAATCAGATACAG GATGAGTGGATTCAGTCGGATCCTTTCAGGGAGATACTGAGACGCATGACGAGGAAACCCCGACCTCATCAGTTCATCGGTCTGATGGGGAAACG CCACACAGCAAATGCACAGATCACACGAAAAA GGCATAAAATCAATTCTTTTGTGGGGCTGATGGGCAAAAGAAGCCAAGA CTCCTCAGAGTCGTATGAATGGGGAACAGTACAGATCTACGACAAAAGGCGTTAA